The window CCGTGCGGTTACTACTATACGGCGCAGCTGTGCTATCAACTGGAAGCATCCAGCCTGCATGCCTCGTTGACCCTCACCCACAGTGGTGAACAACCGATGTTGTACGGCTGTGGCTTCCATCCGTTTTTTGCCTTTGATGCGCGCAGTACGGCGCAGTTTTCGGCCAGCGGCTACTGGCCGGAGGGGGAGCAACACCTGCCGTTACCCTGGCAGCACGATATCCCACCAGCGGCTGATTTCACTCGCGCACAGTATGGCGAGGACGCCTGGCTGAACGTGGGGTATTCCGGCTGGGGCGGGCAGGCGGTCATTCAACGCGATGTGATGAAGCTCACGATTCTGGCGCAAACTCCGTGGCTTATGCTGTTCAGAATGTCGGGTGAGGAGTTCCTTTGCCTCGAACCGCAGACGCATCCGGTGAATGCCCACCACATGCCGGGCCAGCCGGGATTACGCCTTTTAGCGCAGGGAGAACAGTGCCATTTTGCGCTGCAAATTCGCGTAGAATAGGGCAATTATCATGTTATCTGCCTGTTAATACTCGCTTGCGCCAGCCGGGGTTTATCGCCAGACTATCGCCTCCAAACGGGAGGGAATCATGGTTTTGCACTCCACGCGCTGGCTGGCGCTCGGTTATTTCACCTACTTTTTTAGCTACGGGATTTTTCTGCCTTTCTGGAGCGTGTGGCTCGAAGGGTTGGGGCTGACGCCTGAAACCATCGGCCTGCTGTTAGGCGCGGGGTTAATTGCACGTTTTCTCGGTAGTTTGCTCATTGCGCCGCGCGTGAGCGATCCCTCTCGTCTGATTTCCGCTTTACGCATTTTAGCGCTGCTGACGCTGGTGTTTGCGCTGGCCTTCTGGGCGGGGACGCACGTGGCGTGGCTGATGGTGGTGATGGTCGGGTTTAACCTGTTCTTCTCGCCGCTGGTGCCGCTGACGGATGCGCTGGCGAATACCTGGCAAAAGCAAATCACCATGGACTATGGCCGGGTGCGGTTGTGGGGGTCTGTGGCCTTTGTGATTGGCTCGGCGCTGACCGGTAAGCTGGTGACCCTGTATGACTATCGGGTGATCCTGGTGCTGCTGTCACTGGCGTTGGCGTCAATGCTGCTGGGTATGATGATCCGCCCGAGCGTGCAGCCTGCGGGAGAAGTTCGCCAGCAGGAGAGTACCGGATGGCCAGCATGGCGTCAGCTTATTATGCAGAGCTGGCGCTTTCTTGCCTGCGTGAGCCTGCTGCAAGGGGCGCACGCCGCCTATTATGGTTTCAGCGCTATTTACTGGCAGTCTGCCGGGTATTCGGCGTCAGCGGTGGGCTATTTATGGTCACTGGGTGTGGTCGCGGAAGTGATTATCTTCGCACTCAGCCACAAGCTGTTCCGCCGCTTTAGCGCCCGCGATCTGTTGCTGCTCTCCGCCGTGTGTGGCGTGGTGCGCTGGGGGTTGATGGGCTGGAGCACCGAGCTGCCGTGGCTTATCGTGGTGCAAATCCTGCATTGCGGTACGTTTACCGTGTGTCACCTGGCGGCTATGCGCTACATTGCCGCACGCCAGAGCAGCGAAGTGATTCGTTTGCAGGCGGTCTATTCCGCCATTGCGATGGGCGGAAGTATTGCCATCATGACCGTGTTCGCTGGTTACCTGTACCAGAATATGGGCAGCGGTGTATTCTGGGTTATGGCGCTGGTGGCGCTGCCCGCCATCGTCTTGCGGCCTAAAGTGACGGCGCAATCACCGGTGTTATGATTCGAGGATTTTGCGGATCTGCTGCTGCTGATGCAGCGTAAGCGACAGATCCGCATGAATCAACGGCGGTGAAAACAGCGGTAGCGGCGTGGTGTACGGGGTAATAATCAGCGCCACGCCACGCGGCGAGCCCTGTTTCTGAAAGTCCTGCATCGGCATATGTTTTACGTTCAGCGGCAGCAGGGTCAGCTCACGCAATTGCTGCTCGATATGCGTCTCCAGTCGTTCATTATTGCCCGTCAGCAGAATGATTTGCTTCTCGTGCAGATCTTTTTCCTGCATCAGCCATGCGCCAAAAATGACGGCGACCAGCCCCGCTTCTTCTTCAGAGAAATGCACTTCGTATTCCGCTTCAAATCCCTTGAGCGCTTCTCGCGTGGTGCGCACCAGCCGGGGATAGAGCCGACTGAACTCCTCCGGCAGGGTGTTATCAATGCCAATCGCGAACACGCTACGGTTCAACGCCTGAGCAAGATGCACGTACAACTGGTCGTTCAATCCTTGTTCGTCGCTGAAGCGGACGTTGCCGCTCTCGCGAAAACGTAGCACCAGTCGGGCAATGGCCAGACGCAGGCGGCGGTCCTGCTGATGGTTATCGCGAATGGGATCGGGGATGCGGATCATCGAGAACAGCAGCGCCATAAACAGCGACTCGCCCGGTGGCGCACTTTGCATCACACGGCGCTGCCAGTGACGACCGATTTCTTCGGCGAGCGCATACTCGGCGCAGGATTGCGCCCAGCGCTGTTGTAGCGGGTTAAACTCCGGGTGGAGCCCGGCGTGATGTTGCAGCAGGCTGTACTGTAAAAACAGGCGCAGAAACTGGACATCCCGGCATTCAAACGGCTTTTGCAGTCGCCGGGAACAGAGGTTGATGAGCGCATGCAGATTGGTGTCGTCATACAGCGTACGGGCGATGCCGCGTTGTTTGAGCTGCATTTTTAACGCTGGTGTGAACTGCCCGGTGATAAAGCCCGGGCACAGCCGCAGGCCGCGTCGTAGCCAGTGCAGAAAGCACAATCGTTGATTGAGTGCCGATCCTTCGATATGGTAGCCACCATTCTGCGTGGCAATGATAGTAAGGCGATGATAACGCTGGATTTCAATCCCCGCGCCGATGATATCCTCGCGGACCACATCGTCTTCGACGCCATTGAGGGCGCTAAATGTCTGGGTGGTCGCGATTTGCCCCGGCTGGAACAGCGTCAGCAGCACATGGCAGCGGCGCTGGGGAGCAGAAAGTACAGATGGCGGGGCAAGCGTTGTCATCATCTGTAGAGTCTCCCGAAAGTATGTTTGGTAAGAATAGCTAAAGTTTGCTCATAGAAATGAAGAATGGAATCCTTTCCGCCAGGAATGCTGGAGACCGTCACAGAATTTTTAACGCGAGGAACAGTGGGCGGGAGTTAAACGCAGCGCGTTAACACGTTTTTTCACTGTTTTATCTTTTGTTGCAATATAAAAAAACACTACCAGTGGCTGTACTGTTTGTCAGTTAAGCATTATGGAGAACATGTGATTCCGGCTCAGGGTCACGTTCACGGGTACTATCATTTCAGATAAGTGAAAAACATAAGGTGAACGTAGCAATATACCGGAGGCAACAGATCCATTACCTCCGGAACAGCTGTCAGGCGTTACTGCCCACGGCTCAGCGTTAATCCCACATCGCCGCCAGGATGCACGGCTAACAGCGTTTCTTTAGAGTAGCCACTCTCGCTCATCAGACAGGCGCAGGCGGCATCAAATATTGCCAGGACCAGAATAATGGAGGTGGTCGCCAGCATGTCCAGCGGATCGGCCTCGCGCTGTACGCCGGTGGAAATCACCAGCCGTGAGGCGCTGGCGATGGCGGAGTTTGGGTTTTCCGTCACGCTAATTATCGGCACGTTCCTCGCAGCCAGTCCCGGCAGCAGTCGGGTAAGCTCATCTGAATTCCCTCCGCGCGACAGCATAATCACCCGATCGTCTGCGCGTAAAAAACCCAGGTCGCCATGAGCAGCGTCGGTGGCATTGAGGTAAATTGCCGGGCGTTCGACGCAGGCCAGCATAT of the Citrobacter freundii genome contains:
- a CDS encoding aldose 1-epimerase, which encodes MDNLLMLQNAHLRMCVDPQGGSLLSLVSLQHQQPVLREGQGKQPGDCGLFPMLPLANRVAGNRFLLRGEEVVLPQHEADDKFFLHGDGWLRRWEVVNATQSGCLLRLRGWHPCGYYYTAQLCYQLEASSLHASLTLTHSGEQPMLYGCGFHPFFAFDARSTAQFSASGYWPEGEQHLPLPWQHDIPPAADFTRAQYGEDAWLNVGYSGWGGQAVIQRDVMKLTILAQTPWLMLFRMSGEEFLCLEPQTHPVNAHHMPGQPGLRLLAQGEQCHFALQIRVE
- a CDS encoding 3-phenylpropionate MFS transporter, with the translated sequence MVLHSTRWLALGYFTYFFSYGIFLPFWSVWLEGLGLTPETIGLLLGAGLIARFLGSLLIAPRVSDPSRLISALRILALLTLVFALAFWAGTHVAWLMVVMVGFNLFFSPLVPLTDALANTWQKQITMDYGRVRLWGSVAFVIGSALTGKLVTLYDYRVILVLLSLALASMLLGMMIRPSVQPAGEVRQQESTGWPAWRQLIMQSWRFLACVSLLQGAHAAYYGFSAIYWQSAGYSASAVGYLWSLGVVAEVIIFALSHKLFRRFSARDLLLLSAVCGVVRWGLMGWSTELPWLIVVQILHCGTFTVCHLAAMRYIAARQSSEVIRLQAVYSAIAMGGSIAIMTVFAGYLYQNMGSGVFWVMALVALPAIVLRPKVTAQSPVL
- the csiE gene encoding stationary phase inducible protein CsiE, with product MMTTLAPPSVLSAPQRRCHVLLTLFQPGQIATTQTFSALNGVEDDVVREDIIGAGIEIQRYHRLTIIATQNGGYHIEGSALNQRLCFLHWLRRGLRLCPGFITGQFTPALKMQLKQRGIARTLYDDTNLHALINLCSRRLQKPFECRDVQFLRLFLQYSLLQHHAGLHPEFNPLQQRWAQSCAEYALAEEIGRHWQRRVMQSAPPGESLFMALLFSMIRIPDPIRDNHQQDRRLRLAIARLVLRFRESGNVRFSDEQGLNDQLYVHLAQALNRSVFAIGIDNTLPEEFSRLYPRLVRTTREALKGFEAEYEVHFSEEEAGLVAVIFGAWLMQEKDLHEKQIILLTGNNERLETHIEQQLRELTLLPLNVKHMPMQDFQKQGSPRGVALIITPYTTPLPLFSPPLIHADLSLTLHQQQQIRKILES
- a CDS encoding KpsF/GutQ family sugar-phosphate isomerase, translating into MSDSWSQATGVWQLYSEALAGLGQHLTEQTWQSLMSELRDCTGKIVVTGVGTSGIAARKVAHMLACVERPAIYLNATDAAHGDLGFLRADDRVIMLSRGGNSDELTRLLPGLAARNVPIISVTENPNSAIASASRLVISTGVQREADPLDMLATTSIILVLAIFDAACACLMSESGYSKETLLAVHPGGDVGLTLSRGQ